The following proteins are co-located in the Pseudarthrobacter siccitolerans genome:
- a CDS encoding mechanosensitive ion channel family protein: MQDLLNPAMPFIAVTLAVAAGLVLSWLLRKLVLRLNRKRPELQATSRVARQPLRLALCLIGVRTALGLTAASEGWLPVVDHLLLITLICSLAWLGVAVLLIVEAVVLRRYSVDVADNRRARRLRTQMILARRIGVALVVVLAVGSVMLTFPAIQALGAGLLASAGVISIVAGLAAQTSLVNVFAGMQLAFTDAIRVDDVVVVQKEWGRIEEITLTYVVVHIWDDRRLILPSTYFTTTPFENWTRRQSEVMGTVEFDLDWRAPVEDMRAELRGVLAGTELWDQRVGVLQITDATGGFVRVRILVSAADSAALFDLRCLIREAMVTFLQHRHPEALPQQRWTEGTSDGGTSTRRQQPLRGLGTSGSRASADPQESQLFTGSIEAVQRSRAFTGPGEDVFQDRDQDLASRN; this comes from the coding sequence ATGCAAGACCTACTGAATCCCGCGATGCCCTTCATTGCCGTCACGCTGGCAGTCGCTGCAGGACTCGTCCTGTCCTGGCTGCTGCGCAAACTCGTCCTCCGGCTGAACCGCAAGCGCCCGGAGCTGCAGGCCACCTCCCGGGTGGCCCGCCAGCCGCTGCGGCTGGCACTGTGCCTCATCGGTGTCCGCACCGCGCTGGGGCTGACGGCCGCCAGCGAGGGCTGGCTTCCCGTCGTCGACCATCTCCTCCTGATTACCCTCATCTGCTCCCTGGCCTGGCTGGGGGTGGCGGTGCTGCTGATTGTCGAAGCCGTAGTGCTCCGCCGGTACAGCGTTGACGTGGCTGACAACCGGCGGGCGCGACGGCTCCGCACGCAGATGATCCTGGCCCGGCGGATCGGCGTTGCCCTGGTGGTGGTCCTGGCGGTGGGCTCGGTGATGCTGACGTTCCCCGCCATCCAGGCCCTCGGCGCCGGGCTGCTGGCGTCCGCCGGCGTCATCTCCATCGTCGCCGGCCTCGCGGCGCAGACTTCCCTGGTGAACGTCTTCGCCGGCATGCAGCTGGCCTTCACGGACGCCATCCGGGTGGACGACGTTGTGGTGGTCCAAAAGGAATGGGGCCGGATCGAGGAAATCACGCTCACCTACGTGGTGGTCCACATCTGGGACGACCGGCGCCTCATCCTGCCCTCCACGTACTTCACCACCACGCCGTTCGAAAACTGGACCCGCCGCCAGTCCGAGGTGATGGGCACCGTGGAGTTCGATCTCGACTGGCGCGCTCCAGTGGAGGACATGCGCGCCGAACTGCGCGGGGTCCTCGCCGGCACCGAGCTGTGGGACCAGCGCGTGGGCGTCCTGCAGATCACCGATGCCACCGGCGGCTTCGTCCGCGTGCGGATCCTGGTCAGCGCCGCGGACAGCGCCGCCCTTTTCGACCTGCGCTGCCTCATCCGCGAGGCCATGGTCACCTTCCTTCAGCACCGCCATCCGGAGGCCCTGCCCCAGCAGCGCTGGACCGAGGGAACGTCCGACGGCGGCACCTCCACCCGCAGGCAGCAGCCACTGCGGGGGCTGGGAACCTCCGGCTCACGGGCATCGGCGGACCCTCAGGAGTCCCAGCTGTTCACGGGTTCGATCGAGGCGGTCCAGCGCTCGCGCGCCTTTACCGGCCCCGGGGAGGACGTCTTCCAGGACCGGGACCAGGACCTGGCGTCCCGGAACTGA
- a CDS encoding 2-hydroxyacid dehydrogenase, whose product MTAPLRVALPDQKMLDALGAPAGVELLLWDLAGPAPEGRIDLLVPPYMGKPGVLVALEGLDVGLVQSQSIGYDGVADVLPDGIVFANAAGVHETSTAELALGMMIASQRGMADFARNQASGTWDNSQRPSLADRRVLLVGCGGVGKAIEARLLPFETDVTRMASREREDAAGKIFGIDSLYEQLPLHDIVVVSVPLSGQTRHLVDAKFLAAMPDGALLVNVARGPVADTEALLAEASQGRLRAALDVTDPEPLPADHPLWTTPGVLITPHVGGASSAMFPRMVRLVKKQIGLLLEGKEPVNVVLGGAPG is encoded by the coding sequence ATGACCGCACCGTTGCGGGTGGCCCTGCCCGATCAGAAAATGCTGGATGCGCTGGGGGCGCCTGCCGGCGTCGAACTTCTCCTGTGGGACCTCGCAGGGCCCGCTCCGGAGGGCCGGATTGACCTGCTGGTGCCGCCGTACATGGGCAAGCCGGGTGTGCTGGTTGCGCTGGAGGGCCTGGACGTCGGGCTGGTCCAGAGCCAGTCCATCGGGTACGACGGCGTGGCGGACGTACTGCCTGACGGCATAGTTTTCGCCAATGCGGCGGGAGTGCATGAGACCTCGACGGCGGAACTCGCCCTCGGAATGATGATCGCCAGCCAGCGCGGCATGGCGGACTTTGCGCGGAACCAGGCCAGCGGGACGTGGGACAACAGCCAGCGGCCCAGCCTTGCCGACCGGCGCGTGCTGCTGGTGGGTTGCGGGGGAGTGGGCAAGGCCATCGAGGCCCGGCTGCTGCCGTTCGAAACCGACGTGACCCGGATGGCCAGCCGCGAACGCGAGGACGCGGCCGGAAAGATTTTCGGCATCGATTCGCTGTATGAGCAGTTGCCGCTGCACGACATTGTTGTGGTCAGTGTTCCCCTCAGCGGGCAGACCCGGCACCTGGTGGACGCGAAGTTCCTGGCCGCCATGCCGGACGGGGCGCTGCTGGTGAATGTGGCCCGCGGTCCGGTGGCGGACACGGAGGCCTTGCTGGCCGAGGCGTCGCAGGGCCGGCTGCGTGCCGCGTTGGACGTCACCGATCCGGAGCCGCTCCCGGCTGATCATCCGCTGTGGACCACGCCCGGCGTGCTGATTACTCCGCACGTGGGCGGGGCGAGTTCGGCGATGTTCCCGAGGATGGTCCGGCTGGTCAAGAAGCAGATCGGGCTGCTGCTGGAGGGCAAGGAGCCGGTGAACGTGGTGCTGGGCGGCGCGCCGGGCTAG
- a CDS encoding serine hydrolase produces MSVDQKMRAARQAIPAPRHARKRLALLFTAVALVIAAVVVLAIVRSGPPGGTPGPVPAAAPEAPVAVAPDSLEDKIQSLLDENSEYRIGLALADISGDAALTFGDQEDFTAASTAKIITAAAYYHLVETGEAALDDPLGDYDAAFQLQAMINESNNDSWLLLMDAVGYQELIEYAASIGVTYDPEENLLTPAEMALVLKQLYAGDLLNRDNTAELLSYMQDTNNEELIPGGSQAGIEVFHKYGEIDGELHDAAVLAYRGSTFVLVIYTENADGTEDDGQAEVIRELTGVVEKALFPPVQAGNNAS; encoded by the coding sequence ATGTCGGTGGACCAAAAGATGCGTGCGGCGCGCCAGGCTATCCCTGCGCCCCGCCATGCGCGGAAGAGGCTGGCCCTGCTGTTCACCGCCGTGGCGCTGGTGATCGCCGCCGTCGTTGTTTTGGCCATCGTGAGGTCAGGACCGCCCGGTGGCACACCCGGCCCGGTTCCGGCAGCTGCTCCCGAGGCTCCGGTGGCTGTAGCCCCGGATTCCCTGGAGGACAAAATCCAGTCCCTCCTCGATGAGAATTCGGAGTACCGGATCGGACTGGCCCTGGCCGACATTTCCGGTGACGCCGCGCTCACGTTCGGCGACCAGGAGGACTTCACCGCCGCCAGCACGGCGAAGATCATCACTGCCGCCGCCTACTACCACCTGGTGGAAACCGGCGAGGCGGCCCTGGACGACCCGCTGGGGGACTACGACGCGGCGTTCCAGCTCCAAGCCATGATCAACGAGAGCAACAACGATTCGTGGCTGCTGCTGATGGATGCTGTGGGCTATCAGGAGTTGATTGAATACGCTGCATCCATCGGCGTGACCTACGACCCGGAGGAGAACCTCCTGACCCCCGCCGAGATGGCCCTGGTCCTGAAGCAGTTATATGCCGGGGACCTGCTGAACCGGGACAACACGGCCGAATTGCTGAGCTACATGCAGGACACCAACAACGAGGAACTCATCCCGGGAGGCTCCCAGGCCGGCATTGAGGTGTTCCACAAATACGGGGAAATCGACGGCGAACTCCACGATGCCGCGGTCCTGGCCTACCGTGGTTCCACCTTTGTGCTGGTGATCTACACGGAGAATGCCGACGGTACGGAAGATGACGGGCAGGCAGAGGTCATCAGGGAGCTGACCGGGGTTGTGGAAAAGGCCCTCTTTCCTCCTGTCCAGGCGGGGAACAACGCGTCCTAG
- a CDS encoding SRPBCC family protein — protein MSTYEVRRSAVIPAPAEDVFPLVNSFHEWTAWSPWETVDPGMSRRYFGSESGVGAGYEWSGNRKAGSGTMEIVESVPSREIKVRLQFTKPFKALNPTSFTFTPAPGGTEVSWVMTGENKGAAKLFALFMNMDKLVGSDFERGLKSLSAAVAARKS, from the coding sequence ATGTCCACTTATGAGGTCCGCCGCAGCGCGGTTATCCCTGCCCCGGCAGAAGACGTTTTTCCGCTGGTCAACAGCTTTCACGAGTGGACCGCATGGTCGCCGTGGGAGACCGTGGATCCAGGCATGAGCCGGCGCTACTTCGGCAGCGAATCAGGCGTGGGTGCGGGCTACGAGTGGAGCGGCAACCGCAAAGCCGGCAGCGGCACCATGGAGATCGTTGAGTCGGTCCCGTCCCGCGAAATCAAGGTCCGCCTGCAGTTCACCAAGCCGTTCAAAGCCCTGAACCCCACCTCGTTTACGTTCACCCCGGCGCCGGGCGGCACCGAAGTCAGTTGGGTGATGACCGGGGAAAACAAGGGCGCGGCCAAGCTGTTCGCGCTCTTTATGAACATGGACAAACTGGTGGGCTCGGACTTCGAACGCGGACTGAAATCGCTGTCGGCAGCAGTGGCGGCCAGGAAGAGCTGA
- a CDS encoding MFS transporter has product MSNNPRTALAVAGLSLGTALNPLNSSMIAVALVVLRGDFGLDVAAVTWVVTSFYLASAAGQPVMGRLADRFGPRQMFMLGMALVAVTCTLAPLAPNFALLCVARAVMALGTATAYPSAVVMVGAIAHRAKVDAARPLGRLQMANTSAAAVGPVVGGLLVSFVGWEALFLINVPLALAALLIVRQAAPKDEAREHGSVAELVRDSDIPGILAFVSALLLVMMAALNVAPGYRWWMLAAGTVIAAVFAWRELRFKRPFLDLRLLGRNRPLMLVYLGFAVFSSVYYFVFFGLPQLLQEAGGYDPGVVGLLMLPLAAMSVVATPWAVKAMGRFGVRRVLIAGVVLLTAVAALMWLLTGTLVIPLVVVLTALMGVPYGTVSIATNQGMFVSTRPQERGVAAGIYQTCRYVGAITATVMIGVFAADGVHQENWARMVLAMLVLCVVTFGVFLLWRQRTE; this is encoded by the coding sequence GTGAGCAACAATCCCCGGACTGCCCTGGCCGTCGCCGGCCTCAGCCTGGGCACGGCACTGAACCCCCTCAACTCCTCGATGATCGCCGTGGCATTGGTGGTGCTCCGCGGCGACTTCGGGCTCGACGTCGCCGCCGTCACCTGGGTGGTCACCTCCTTCTACCTGGCCTCGGCCGCCGGGCAGCCGGTAATGGGCCGGCTGGCCGACAGGTTCGGTCCACGGCAGATGTTTATGCTGGGCATGGCACTGGTCGCCGTCACCTGCACCCTGGCGCCGCTCGCCCCGAACTTCGCCCTGCTCTGCGTGGCCCGGGCCGTGATGGCGCTGGGCACCGCCACGGCCTATCCCAGCGCTGTGGTGATGGTGGGGGCGATAGCCCACCGCGCGAAGGTTGACGCCGCCCGGCCGCTGGGCCGGCTGCAAATGGCCAACACCTCGGCAGCAGCCGTGGGCCCGGTGGTCGGCGGCTTGCTGGTGAGCTTCGTGGGCTGGGAAGCATTGTTCCTGATCAACGTCCCGCTCGCGCTGGCCGCATTGTTGATAGTGCGGCAGGCGGCCCCGAAGGACGAGGCCCGGGAGCATGGCAGCGTGGCCGAGCTTGTCAGGGACTCGGACATCCCCGGGATCCTGGCTTTCGTTTCAGCCCTGCTCCTGGTGATGATGGCGGCCCTGAACGTGGCGCCGGGATACCGCTGGTGGATGCTGGCGGCCGGCACGGTCATCGCTGCCGTGTTCGCTTGGCGTGAGCTGCGCTTCAAGCGGCCGTTCCTGGACCTGAGGCTGCTGGGCCGCAACCGGCCGCTGATGCTCGTGTACCTGGGCTTCGCGGTGTTCAGCAGTGTCTACTATTTCGTTTTCTTCGGCCTGCCCCAGCTGCTGCAGGAGGCAGGCGGCTACGACCCCGGCGTCGTCGGCCTGCTGATGCTGCCGCTCGCCGCGATGTCCGTGGTGGCCACGCCTTGGGCAGTCAAGGCAATGGGAAGGTTCGGCGTGCGCCGCGTGCTGATTGCCGGCGTCGTCCTCCTCACAGCGGTGGCGGCGCTGATGTGGCTGCTGACCGGCACCCTGGTGATCCCGCTGGTAGTGGTGCTGACAGCGCTGATGGGCGTCCCGTACGGAACGGTGAGCATCGCCACCAACCAGGGTATGTTCGTTTCCACCCGGCCCCAGGAGCGGGGCGTTGCGGCGGGCATTTACCAGACGTGCCGGTATGTCGGCGCGATTACCGCCACCGTGATGATCGGTGTGTTCGCTGCCGACGGCGTGCACCAGGAAAACTGGGCCCGGATGGTCCTGGCGATGCTGGTCCTGTGCGTGGTGACCTTCGGTGTGTTCCTGCTGTGGAGGCAGCGGACGGAGTAA
- a CDS encoding ArsR/SmtB family transcription factor, giving the protein MDAVFKALADPTRRELLDELFRQDGQTLGALEGRFNMTRFGIAKHLKILEEAGLVVARRRGREKLHFLNPVPIRLVHDRWVSKYAEPWAAGLSDLKSRLESPMEKIFEIYIKTTPERLWEAITDSGIRSKYQFGNTIESDWTPGGRFVMNNVKAGAPLGEGENVEVDPPRRLVQTMRALWGEDVKAEGTSKITWDIEPVGDSCRLTVTHSDLREGANEQLYGGWPMILSGLKTWLETGEKLTTPGSLMYT; this is encoded by the coding sequence ATGGATGCAGTGTTCAAAGCACTCGCGGACCCAACCCGCAGGGAGCTGCTGGACGAGCTCTTCCGCCAGGACGGCCAGACCCTCGGCGCCCTTGAGGGCCGCTTCAACATGACCCGTTTCGGGATCGCCAAGCACCTCAAGATCCTGGAGGAGGCCGGCCTGGTGGTGGCCCGCCGTCGGGGGCGCGAAAAGCTGCACTTCCTGAACCCGGTGCCCATCCGGCTCGTCCACGACCGCTGGGTGAGCAAGTACGCCGAACCATGGGCCGCTGGCCTCAGCGACCTCAAATCCAGATTGGAAAGTCCCATGGAAAAAATCTTCGAGATCTACATCAAGACCACGCCCGAGCGGCTCTGGGAGGCCATCACGGACAGCGGGATCCGCAGCAAGTACCAGTTCGGGAACACCATCGAATCGGACTGGACCCCGGGCGGCCGGTTCGTGATGAACAACGTCAAGGCCGGCGCGCCGCTCGGCGAAGGCGAGAACGTGGAGGTCGATCCGCCCCGGCGGCTCGTCCAGACGATGCGCGCCCTCTGGGGCGAGGACGTCAAGGCCGAGGGAACCTCGAAGATCACGTGGGACATCGAGCCCGTGGGCGATTCCTGCCGCCTCACCGTCACCCACAGTGACCTCCGCGAAGGCGCCAACGAACAGCTCTACGGTGGCTGGCCGATGATCCTCTCCGGCCTGAAGACCTGGCTGGAAACCGGGGAGAAACTCACCACCCCCGGCTCGCTGATGTACACCTGA
- a CDS encoding GNAT family N-acetyltransferase produces the protein MSDITVRHNAGRERFEILDTGNVIGKAAYKEYDGGGSPQRIFYHTVINEEYGGQGLAGQLATAALDETVGAGLGIVPVCPFIKKFLTKHPEYAESIVPVAPAHLEFLDTALAARTR, from the coding sequence TTGAGTGACATCACCGTCCGCCACAACGCCGGCCGCGAGCGCTTCGAAATCCTCGACACCGGGAACGTGATCGGCAAGGCAGCGTACAAGGAGTACGACGGCGGGGGCTCACCACAGCGGATTTTCTACCACACCGTGATCAATGAGGAATACGGCGGCCAGGGTTTGGCAGGCCAGCTCGCGACGGCGGCCCTGGACGAGACGGTCGGTGCGGGGCTGGGCATCGTTCCGGTCTGCCCCTTCATCAAGAAATTCCTCACTAAGCACCCGGAATACGCGGAGAGCATAGTCCCCGTCGCCCCGGCCCACCTGGAGTTCCTGGACACGGCATTGGCTGCCCGCACCCGCTAA
- the fdhA gene encoding formaldehyde dehydrogenase, glutathione-independent has product MTGNKAVAYKEPGKVEVIDIDYPSFELKDGPGVNPANVGRAVNHGVILKTVATNICGSDQHMVRGRTTAPPNLVLGHEITGEVVEVGRDVEFIKVGDLCSVPFNIACGRCRNCKERKTGICLNVNPDRPGSAYGYVDMGGWVGGQANYVLVPYADWNLLKFPDKDRAMEKILDLAMLSDIFPTGFHGAISAGVGVGSTVYVAGAGPVGLAAATSAQLLGAAVVIVGDLNADRLAQARSFGCETVDLSQGGPAEQIEQILGVPEVDCGVDAVGFEARGHGHGKNAEEAPATVLNSLMEITAAGGALGIPGLYVTGDPGGIDEAAKKGALSLSLGTGWAKSLSFTTGQCPVMKYNRQLMMAILNDRVSIAKNVNAKPITLEEAPKGYAEFDAGAATKYVLNPNGYLS; this is encoded by the coding sequence ATGACAGGGAACAAAGCCGTTGCCTACAAGGAACCAGGCAAGGTCGAAGTAATCGATATCGATTACCCCAGCTTCGAACTCAAGGACGGGCCCGGCGTGAACCCGGCGAACGTGGGGCGCGCGGTCAACCACGGTGTGATCCTCAAAACCGTGGCCACCAACATCTGCGGCTCGGACCAGCACATGGTGCGCGGCCGCACCACCGCACCGCCGAATCTGGTGCTGGGCCACGAGATCACCGGCGAGGTGGTGGAGGTGGGCCGCGACGTTGAGTTCATCAAAGTCGGCGACCTCTGCTCGGTGCCGTTCAACATTGCCTGCGGCAGGTGCCGGAACTGCAAGGAACGCAAGACCGGTATTTGCCTGAACGTAAACCCGGACCGGCCGGGCAGCGCCTATGGCTACGTGGACATGGGCGGCTGGGTGGGCGGCCAAGCCAACTACGTCCTGGTGCCATACGCCGACTGGAATCTGCTGAAATTCCCGGACAAGGACCGGGCCATGGAGAAGATCCTCGACCTGGCCATGCTGTCGGACATTTTCCCCACCGGGTTCCACGGCGCCATCAGCGCCGGGGTCGGTGTCGGGTCCACCGTTTATGTGGCGGGCGCTGGTCCTGTGGGCCTCGCAGCGGCAACGAGCGCTCAGCTGCTGGGCGCCGCCGTCGTGATTGTGGGGGACCTCAACGCGGACCGGCTGGCGCAGGCACGCAGCTTTGGCTGCGAAACCGTGGACCTGAGCCAGGGCGGCCCGGCGGAGCAGATCGAACAGATCCTGGGCGTACCCGAAGTGGACTGCGGCGTGGATGCGGTGGGATTCGAGGCCCGGGGACATGGTCATGGAAAGAACGCAGAGGAGGCTCCCGCCACTGTGCTGAACTCGCTGATGGAGATCACTGCGGCCGGCGGTGCCCTGGGCATCCCAGGCCTCTACGTCACCGGTGACCCGGGCGGGATTGACGAGGCCGCCAAGAAGGGCGCGCTGAGCCTCAGCCTGGGCACCGGCTGGGCCAAATCCCTCAGTTTCACAACGGGCCAGTGCCCGGTGATGAAGTACAACCGGCAGTTGATGATGGCCATCCTCAATGACCGGGTCAGCATCGCAAAGAACGTGAATGCCAAGCCCATCACGCTGGAGGAAGCGCCGAAGGGTTACGCAGAATTCGATGCCGGTGCGGCCACCAAGTATGTGCTCAATCCGAACGGTTACCTGAGCTAA